Part of the Pelotomaculum isophthalicicum JI genome is shown below.
ATATCATTAATTGAACATCAATGCCCTCCTTTCCAAAAGGGAGGTACAAAAGTTTCCTTATGTACCCATTAGCCGACAACCATATCACAAGACTTAGGTAGTAGGCTCGGTGAGCAAATATTTATTCAGTTGGGTTATCTCTCTAAGAACTAATAATTCCTACTGTTATAAATATATACATAAAAACCGGTAAGCTTTCTAGATTAGCATTTACAGTAAAAATGCCGTTAGAGCAAGAATCCTGCGTATTTGAATTATTAATTATAAATGATCATGCTCGCTACAGCCGTGATTACAACCTATAGAACTGGTGACCAGTTGTCCACTTAAATAATCAGAAGTAACTTTTTCAGCATCTCCTGAAGCACCTGTAATAACTTCCAACCCCACTGACCTCAGCGCATCGGCCATAGGGGGTCCCATACCACCAGCAATTATTACTCCTACTCCTTCCCTTATAAATAAGTTTGCCAATCCACCATGATTATGCTGGAGATCACTACTTGAAATTATTTTCTTTTCGCCAATTTTACCTTCCTCAACATTAAAAATAACAAATTCTTGACTGATGCCAAAGTGCTCGTTTATTCTACCCCGGTTATACGGCATCGCTATTTTCATTTCTTCAACCCCTTCATTTTATTTTAGAAATTGATTTTGTACCAATCATTTGCATTACATACTGGACATCTTGTGCGACGGCAACAAATGATATCTTGCCAATGGTGACCACAATTTTTACAGATTAGCTCGTATTTGGCAAGGCTGAAATTCCCGCCGGTTACCCTTAGTGC
Proteins encoded:
- a CDS encoding NifB/NifX family molybdenum-iron cluster-binding protein translates to MKIAMPYNRGRINEHFGISQEFVIFNVEEGKIGEKKIISSSDLQHNHGGLANLFIREGVGVIIAGGMGPPMADALRSVGLEVITGASGDAEKVTSDYLSGQLVTSSIGCNHGCSEHDHL